Proteins found in one Mucilaginibacter gracilis genomic segment:
- a CDS encoding NADH-quinone oxidoreductase subunit N, with translation MHDLLPYIPQQLSNIRAGLPYFMPELCLGALFILVLVTDLFSGKTSTWLCRALSVAGLLVVIYQCLWQFVLLVSAKQSTVFIFDGMLMLHHTAILFKLVIDVVAILILLYIPWDKALRAHFKGLNDLYSIIIASVLGLHLMVMAVNLLSIYISIEMVSIASYLMVAYRSDTSISTEAGLKYVLFGAVSSAIMLYGISLLYGFSGSLDLFSAMFINGLSAANPTAVGLAITLVMVGIGFKLSFVPMHFWVPDVYQGAATPVTAYLSTLPKIAGFALFCNFLTPFIFFSAKWAAFDFRLFLSIAGIVTMIVGNLAAIWQTNIKRLLAYSSIGHTGFALMALATFSAQGISSLLFYLTVYAIANIGALMLTTHYVNKIGAHDLDSYKGVGLRYPLPSVCFVIILVSLAGLPVSVGFNGKLMVFSSVYQVYQQSHNVWLLALMITGAATTVVSLFYYIKIPLYLFLKKNEHHVEDQLATHQYLLIFICIISAFVLSVGVFPQLLGILQS, from the coding sequence ATGCACGATTTGTTACCCTATATACCGCAACAGTTAAGCAACATCCGTGCAGGCTTACCCTATTTTATGCCCGAACTATGCCTGGGCGCACTTTTCATCCTGGTATTGGTAACCGATCTGTTTTCGGGCAAAACATCAACCTGGCTTTGCCGTGCCCTTAGCGTGGCAGGTTTACTGGTTGTAATATACCAGTGTCTTTGGCAGTTTGTATTACTTGTAAGTGCCAAACAATCAACCGTGTTTATTTTTGATGGTATGCTGATGCTGCATCACACAGCTATTCTTTTTAAGCTGGTTATTGATGTTGTAGCCATTTTAATACTGCTTTATATCCCGTGGGATAAGGCCCTTCGAGCTCATTTTAAAGGCCTTAACGATTTGTATTCCATTATCATAGCATCGGTTTTGGGCCTGCATTTAATGGTAATGGCGGTAAACCTGCTCAGTATCTACATTTCTATCGAGATGGTGTCCATAGCATCATACCTCATGGTAGCCTACCGGTCGGATACCTCAATAAGTACCGAGGCAGGCCTTAAATATGTTTTGTTTGGCGCAGTATCATCTGCAATTATGCTTTATGGCATATCATTGCTTTACGGTTTCAGCGGTTCGCTCGATCTTTTTAGCGCCATGTTCATTAACGGATTAAGCGCCGCCAACCCTACCGCAGTCGGCTTGGCTATAACGTTGGTTATGGTAGGTATAGGTTTTAAACTATCGTTTGTGCCCATGCATTTTTGGGTGCCCGATGTTTACCAGGGTGCGGCCACACCCGTTACGGCGTATTTATCAACTTTGCCCAAAATTGCAGGCTTTGCACTCTTTTGCAATTTCCTTACCCCTTTCATCTTCTTCTCCGCAAAATGGGCGGCCTTTGATTTTCGCTTGTTCTTATCCATAGCAGGAATTGTTACTATGATAGTTGGTAACCTGGCTGCCATATGGCAAACCAACATAAAAAGGTTACTGGCATATTCAAGCATAGGGCATACAGGGTTCGCATTGATGGCACTTGCCACTTTTTCGGCACAGGGCATTTCTTCGTTGTTGTTTTACCTAACTGTTTACGCCATAGCAAACATAGGTGCGCTTATGCTTACAACGCACTACGTAAATAAAATTGGTGCTCACGATCTGGATAGTTATAAAGGAGTGGGTCTTCGTTATCCATTACCTTCGGTTTGTTTTGTTATCATCCTGGTGTCGTTGGCTGGCTTGCCTGTGTCGGTGGGGTTTAACGGAAAGCTGATGGTGTTTTCATCGGTTTACCAGGTTTACCAGCAAAGCCATAACGTTTGGCTTTTAGCCTTGATGATAACAGGTGCTGCTACCACTGTTGTATCTCTGTTTTATTATATTAAGATACCCCTGTACCTCTTCCTCAAAAAAAACGAGCATCACGTGGAAGACCAATTGGCTACCCATCAATACCTGCTGATTTTTATCTGCATCATCAGTGCGTTTGTATTGTCGGTAGGGGTATTTCCGCAATTGTTAGGTATTTTGCAGAGTTAG
- the nuoL gene encoding NADH-quinone oxidoreductase subunit L — MELTQHQALVTQLAILAVVLPFVAFLVNYLFVPKQSKLSGGVSAVAILLTFALSAYVFFQIWDQSPIHVRHLWFSIGDSQVYVGVWLNNLSVLMLLLVSAIALPVHIYSMAYMDGDERYSTYFAYLSFFCFAMLALVIMDNLLLLYAFWELVGFASYLLIGFWFTREKAVQANKKAFIMNRIGDVGLLIGILIIYSHYHTFDMVTLFDGGNPLVAGASIGTPWITLAGLCLLCGAIAKSAQFPLHTWLPDAMEGPTSVSALIHAATMVAAGIFLLGRVYPVFNQHVLIIIAIIGCFTAFMAATIALTQTDLKRILAYSTISQLGFMMLGMGVGAYSSSLFHLATHAFFKCLLFLGAGVIIHQMNHLKHEHHLDIDPQNILHMGGLRKLMPVTFITCCIASLALIGFPLTSGYLSKDGILIQSFNWAQDKGWAYYIIPIGAMLTSLLTTFYIARLIFKVFFGESRLKQIDPEIEPKAHEGNWLLSVPMMLLAACSLFPLFSFNPFGLKQAWLLHGFAATAEAENSFRLWVPVMINVAGLAIIYMAYLIYAKQSIHWFKQKGVLFNLSYNQWYIDSFYNQVIVKLVLGLGKTLYWFDKHVLDGFINLLAATGILLGKISALFDQYIIDGLLHLIAYVVKQTGNFIRGFQTGRVQNYLLTMLLIILVVYVLKTFI; from the coding sequence TTGGAACTAACTCAACATCAGGCTCTTGTTACCCAGCTCGCAATTTTAGCGGTTGTGTTGCCTTTTGTTGCATTTTTGGTTAACTATTTGTTTGTTCCAAAACAAAGCAAACTATCGGGCGGAGTGTCTGCTGTGGCCATATTGCTAACGTTTGCACTTTCGGCCTATGTGTTTTTCCAGATATGGGATCAGTCGCCAATACATGTTAGGCATCTTTGGTTTTCCATTGGCGATAGCCAGGTTTATGTTGGCGTTTGGCTCAATAATTTATCTGTTTTAATGCTGTTACTGGTTTCGGCAATAGCCCTGCCGGTACATATATACAGCATGGCCTACATGGATGGCGACGAACGTTACAGTACTTACTTTGCCTACCTTAGCTTTTTCTGTTTTGCCATGTTGGCTCTGGTTATTATGGATAACCTGCTTTTGTTATATGCCTTTTGGGAACTGGTAGGCTTTGCATCGTACCTGCTCATCGGCTTTTGGTTTACCCGGGAAAAAGCAGTACAGGCCAACAAAAAAGCATTCATTATGAACCGCATTGGCGATGTTGGGCTTCTTATCGGCATCCTCATTATCTATTCGCACTATCACACGTTTGATATGGTTACCTTGTTTGATGGCGGTAACCCCCTTGTGGCTGGCGCAAGTATTGGTACGCCATGGATAACCCTTGCAGGCCTATGCCTGTTATGCGGTGCTATAGCCAAATCAGCACAGTTCCCGCTGCATACCTGGCTGCCTGATGCTATGGAAGGGCCAACCTCGGTTTCTGCATTAATTCATGCCGCAACAATGGTTGCCGCAGGTATATTTTTATTAGGGCGCGTTTACCCGGTATTTAACCAGCATGTTTTAATTATTATAGCCATTATTGGATGCTTTACGGCTTTTATGGCCGCCACCATAGCACTTACTCAAACCGATTTAAAGCGCATTTTGGCTTATTCTACCATATCGCAATTAGGTTTTATGATGCTAGGTATGGGTGTTGGGGCTTACTCATCATCATTGTTTCATTTAGCCACACATGCATTTTTTAAATGCTTGCTTTTTTTGGGCGCAGGGGTTATCATTCACCAAATGAATCACCTCAAGCATGAGCATCATTTAGATATTGACCCTCAAAATATACTGCACATGGGTGGCCTGCGTAAGTTGATGCCCGTAACCTTTATTACGTGTTGCATAGCCTCGTTAGCACTAATAGGTTTCCCGTTAACATCCGGCTATTTATCAAAAGACGGCATCCTTATCCAATCCTTCAACTGGGCGCAGGATAAAGGCTGGGCATATTATATTATCCCGATAGGGGCCATGCTTACCAGTTTGCTAACTACGTTTTATATTGCGAGGCTCATATTCAAAGTGTTTTTTGGCGAATCGCGCTTAAAACAAATTGATCCGGAAATTGAACCAAAAGCTCATGAAGGCAACTGGCTGTTATCGGTACCCATGATGTTGCTGGCGGCTTGCAGTTTGTTTCCATTGTTCTCGTTTAACCCGTTCGGTTTAAAACAAGCATGGTTGCTGCATGGCTTTGCTGCCACCGCCGAAGCCGAAAATAGCTTCCGTTTATGGGTTCCGGTTATGATAAACGTAGCGGGTTTAGCAATTATATATATGGCCTACCTCATTTACGCAAAGCAAAGTATACATTGGTTTAAACAAAAAGGCGTGCTTTTTAACCTATCATACAACCAATGGTACATTGATAGTTTTTATAACCAGGTAATAGTTAAACTGGTGTTGGGCTTAGGCAAAACGCTGTACTGGTTTGATAAGCACGTTTTAGATGGCTTTATCAATTTGCTGGCCGCAACGGGTATACTGCTCGGCAAAATTTCGGCTCTGTTTGATCAATATATTATTGATGGACTGCTGCATTTAATAGCTTACGTAGTAAAACAAACGGGTAACTTTATCCGTGGCTTTCAAACAGGCAGGGTACAAAATTATTTGCTAACTATGCTGCTCATCATTTTGGTTGTATATGTTTTAAAGACGTTTATTTAA
- the murI gene encoding glutamate racemase, which yields MLSTQPIGVFDSGYGGLTVFKSIARLLPQYDYVYLGDNMRAPYGNRSFKTIHQYTWECVQLMFDMGCPLVILACNTASAKALRTIQQQDLQHQHPGKRVLGVIRPTAEVIGNCTQTKQIGVLGTKGTVQSGSYLLEIEKFFPDVKVYQQACPLWVPLIENGEYDKPGADYFVKQYLDQVMAQCAGIDTLLLACTHYPVLEQKIKAYLPASIKVVAQGDIVAQSLADYLHRHPEMEQRLTKNGQQQFFTTTDDTSDFDHHASIFYSEPVKSSYLQVK from the coding sequence ATGTTATCAACCCAACCCATCGGTGTTTTTGATTCTGGTTATGGCGGTTTAACCGTTTTTAAATCGATAGCCCGGTTGCTTCCGCAATACGATTATGTGTACCTGGGCGATAACATGCGCGCACCATATGGCAACCGCTCGTTTAAAACCATCCACCAATATACCTGGGAATGTGTGCAGTTAATGTTTGATATGGGTTGCCCCTTGGTAATACTGGCTTGTAATACAGCTTCCGCCAAAGCACTGCGCACTATTCAACAGCAAGATTTACAGCATCAGCATCCGGGTAAACGGGTATTAGGTGTTATCCGGCCCACTGCCGAGGTTATAGGTAACTGTACCCAAACCAAACAAATAGGCGTTTTAGGTACCAAAGGCACAGTACAATCCGGATCATACCTGCTCGAAATTGAAAAGTTTTTTCCTGATGTAAAAGTGTACCAGCAGGCTTGTCCGCTTTGGGTTCCGCTTATCGAGAACGGCGAATATGATAAACCCGGTGCCGATTATTTTGTAAAACAATACCTGGACCAGGTAATGGCGCAATGTGCCGGTATTGATACCCTTTTACTGGCCTGTACCCATTACCCGGTGTTAGAGCAAAAAATAAAGGCTTATCTTCCCGCTAGCATCAAGGTGGTTGCTCAAGGCGATATAGTTGCCCAAAGCCTTGCCGATTACCTGCACCGGCATCCCGAAATGGAGCAACGCCTCACCAAAAACGGCCAGCAACAATTTTTTACCACTACCGATGATACGAGTGATTTTGACCATCATGCCTCCATATTTTATTCCGAACCGGTAAAATCATCTTATCTACAGGTTAAATAA
- the nuoK gene encoding NADH-quinone oxidoreductase subunit NuoK — translation MITLSNFLLIGAGLFCIGIYMVLSKRNAIQVLIGIELIINSAILNLVAFGRYDKVNNAGQSFALFAIVLAAAAVAVALAIILNVYRQYKTINPAEVESLKG, via the coding sequence ATGATAACGTTAAGCAATTTTTTGCTCATAGGTGCAGGCTTATTTTGCATAGGTATTTACATGGTGCTATCCAAACGTAACGCAATACAGGTATTGATAGGGATTGAGCTTATTATCAATTCGGCCATATTAAATTTGGTAGCTTTTGGCAGGTATGATAAGGTTAACAATGCAGGGCAATCATTTGCGCTGTTTGCGATAGTATTAGCGGCGGCGGCAGTAGCTGTGGCACTTGCTATTATATTAAACGTGTACCGCCAGTACAAAACCATTAACCCGGCTGAAGTAGAGAGTTTAAAAGGATGA
- a CDS encoding OmpH family outer membrane protein, translating into MKKLFKVALLAACISFTASFVAKAQSKQGYVYFSAIIDVMPEKATLQKTLQDYQKTFADQYQLMQTEYQTKGADYEKNRATMTDAVRAVKESELTDIQGRIQKFSADAQQKMEAKQSELAKPLFDKVKLAVNAVAKEKGYGFVLDATSQILVVAPDADDLTPAVKLKLGIK; encoded by the coding sequence ATGAAAAAGTTATTTAAAGTTGCCCTGCTTGCCGCATGTATATCATTTACAGCAAGTTTTGTTGCTAAAGCGCAAAGTAAACAAGGCTATGTTTATTTTAGTGCCATAATTGATGTTATGCCCGAGAAAGCAACATTGCAAAAAACATTACAGGATTATCAAAAAACATTTGCCGATCAATATCAGTTAATGCAAACCGAATATCAAACTAAAGGTGCCGATTACGAAAAAAACCGCGCTACCATGACTGATGCCGTGCGTGCTGTAAAAGAAAGCGAGTTGACCGATATTCAAGGCCGTATACAAAAATTTTCTGCCGATGCCCAACAAAAAATGGAAGCTAAACAAAGCGAATTGGCAAAACCATTGTTTGATAAAGTAAAACTGGCAGTAAACGCAGTAGCTAAAGAAAAAGGTTATGGTTTTGTATTAGATGCAACATCACAAATATTAGTAGTTGCTCCTGATGCTGACGATTTAACCCCTGCCGTGAAATTGAAATTAGGCATCAAGTAA
- a CDS encoding complex I subunit 4 family protein, with protein sequence MNILTLLIFSPLLFGFIILLIPTEYRNIFRYLTLLATLVQLGISIWLYFNFKTGAAFAGIANEGQYQFVEKLHWIGLNLGGMGRMQIDYFVGIDGISVLLLVMSSVVMVIAALSSWEINKNHKGYFALFLLLDVAITGVFCSLDFFLFYIFYELMLLPLYFLIGIWGGVRREYAAIKFFLYTLFGSVFMLLVMVGLYFSVKDPATGNHTFNMIQMMNPANYDAGSVFSVLGKHLLFGLPARTVGFIVLFVAFAIKVPVVPFHTWLPDAHVEAPTPVSIILAGVLLKVGGYGIIRICLGIFPEVALNGAFWLGLLGVVSILYGALNALAQRDLKRLIAFSSISHMGFVLLGIASNTAEGVSGAVMQMISHGFLSTMLFYLVGVIYIRVHDRDIYSFRGLGTLLPRYTVFIMIAFFASLGLPGFSAFIAEAFSLVGAFNSTTIPNWMAVCGSLGILLSAAYFLWTLQRMFFGETRLKGGEIWKLALTDLGKRELLALVPLSLLTLALGIMPSLVFDKINDSVLALIQLIQPR encoded by the coding sequence ATGAATATATTAACGCTCCTTATTTTTTCACCTTTACTCTTTGGGTTCATCATTTTACTTATCCCAACCGAGTATCGTAACATATTTAGGTACTTAACTTTGCTGGCTACATTGGTACAGTTGGGCATTAGCATATGGCTGTATTTTAACTTTAAAACAGGTGCGGCTTTCGCCGGAATAGCCAACGAAGGGCAATACCAGTTTGTTGAAAAACTGCACTGGATAGGCCTTAACCTTGGCGGCATGGGCCGTATGCAGATAGATTATTTTGTTGGCATTGATGGCATTTCTGTTTTGCTGCTCGTTATGTCGTCGGTTGTGATGGTAATTGCGGCTCTGTCTTCGTGGGAGATCAATAAAAATCATAAAGGTTATTTTGCGTTGTTTTTATTGTTGGATGTTGCCATAACAGGCGTATTCTGCTCGCTTGATTTCTTCCTGTTTTATATCTTTTACGAACTGATGCTTTTGCCCCTGTATTTCCTTATCGGGATATGGGGCGGCGTTCGGCGCGAATATGCGGCCATCAAATTCTTTTTATATACGCTGTTCGGTTCGGTTTTTATGCTGTTGGTTATGGTAGGGTTGTACTTTTCGGTAAAAGATCCGGCAACGGGCAACCACACCTTTAACATGATACAAATGATGAACCCTGCAAATTACGATGCGGGGTCGGTATTTAGTGTACTTGGTAAGCACCTGTTATTTGGCTTGCCGGCACGCACTGTTGGCTTTATTGTATTGTTTGTAGCCTTTGCTATTAAGGTGCCGGTTGTACCCTTCCACACCTGGCTGCCGGATGCGCACGTGGAAGCACCTACGCCTGTATCAATTATATTGGCCGGCGTGTTGCTCAAGGTAGGTGGCTATGGTATTATACGCATCTGCTTAGGTATCTTCCCGGAAGTTGCCCTGAACGGGGCTTTTTGGCTCGGACTTTTAGGTGTAGTATCTATATTATACGGCGCGTTAAATGCCCTTGCCCAGCGCGATTTAAAACGCCTCATTGCTTTTTCGTCCATCTCGCACATGGGTTTTGTACTCCTCGGTATCGCCTCAAATACTGCCGAAGGTGTAAGCGGTGCCGTTATGCAAATGATAAGTCACGGCTTTTTATCAACCATGCTGTTTTATTTGGTGGGTGTTATTTATATCCGCGTACACGACAGGGATATTTACAGTTTCCGCGGACTAGGCACCCTATTGCCGCGCTATACGGTGTTTATCATGATAGCCTTTTTTGCTTCTCTCGGCTTGCCAGGTTTTTCGGCTTTTATTGCCGAAGCATTTAGCTTGGTTGGTGCTTTTAACTCCACAACCATACCTAACTGGATGGCCGTTTGCGGCTCGTTGGGTATATTATTAAGTGCTGCTTATTTTTTATGGACGCTACAGCGGATGTTTTTTGGCGAAACCCGGCTAAAAGGAGGCGAAATTTGGAAACTTGCCTTAACCGACCTGGGCAAACGCGAACTACTGGCATTGGTGCCGCTTTCGCTGCTTACCCTGGCTTTGGGTATTATGCCATCGCTGGTTTTCGATAAAATTAACGATTCGGTATTGGCATTAATACAATTGATTCAACCCCGGTAA
- a CDS encoding NADH-quinone oxidoreductase subunit J family protein: protein MNIGDVLFGVMGFVALASALLVAASNNLVRSLFMFFVTLFAIAGLYVFALADFVAVTQIVIYVGGVLVLMLFAFMLSGKETLNNLKQSNSRFISLGKVPAVLVALLFLIVLANAILKVQPDSLPWIKASAQSNNIIKPTDNMVNNIGINLMTRYLLPFEVVSVLLMMTLIGAAHLARKEEHKL from the coding sequence ATGAACATAGGTGATGTTTTATTTGGCGTAATGGGTTTTGTTGCATTGGCATCGGCGTTGCTGGTGGCGGCAAGCAATAACCTGGTGCGCTCATTATTTATGTTTTTTGTGACACTGTTTGCCATAGCCGGCCTATATGTTTTTGCCCTTGCAGATTTTGTTGCTGTTACCCAAATTGTAATTTACGTTGGCGGCGTTTTAGTACTCATGCTTTTTGCGTTTATGCTTTCGGGAAAAGAAACCCTCAATAACCTGAAGCAAAGCAATAGCCGTTTTATTTCGCTTGGTAAGGTGCCCGCAGTTTTAGTGGCTTTGCTGTTTTTAATTGTACTGGCAAACGCCATTTTAAAAGTGCAGCCTGATAGCTTACCCTGGATAAAGGCATCTGCGCAAAGCAACAACATTATAAAACCTACTGATAACATGGTAAATAATATAGGCATTAACCTGATGACGCGCTATTTACTGCCGTTTGAAGTAGTATCTGTTTTATTAATGATGACTTTAATTGGTGCTGCCCACCTGGCCCGCAAGGAGGAGCATAAATTATGA
- a CDS encoding NuoI/complex I 23 kDa subunit family protein, whose translation MYAHIGHLAYIVDVNMLRGVINGFKTAWVGLFLTIKHMFASNKQRVVESVKSDNYFEQQNGHGTNTIQYPSQQLPVPEVGRYQLDVEIDDCIVCDLCAKICPVDCITIESIKATELIGLTSDGSPKRIHAAKFDIDMAKCMYCGLCTVVCPTECIVMTNEYDVSVPSIDLLNYKFSDMSPEFAREKQRELDAQLAEKQAAKLAAQKKKEDDDKRKKDNEGGEAGVVL comes from the coding sequence ATGTATGCTCATATCGGGCATTTGGCGTATATTGTTGATGTAAATATGTTAAGAGGTGTAATAAACGGATTTAAAACTGCATGGGTAGGCTTGTTCCTCACCATAAAACACATGTTTGCTTCTAATAAGCAAAGGGTGGTGGAGTCTGTAAAATCCGATAATTACTTTGAGCAGCAAAACGGCCACGGCACCAACACTATTCAATACCCTTCGCAACAGTTACCAGTACCCGAAGTTGGCCGTTACCAGTTGGATGTTGAAATTGACGACTGTATTGTTTGCGATTTGTGTGCCAAAATTTGTCCGGTGGATTGTATTACCATTGAATCTATCAAAGCTACCGAACTGATTGGTTTAACATCCGACGGTAGCCCCAAACGCATCCATGCAGCTAAGTTTGATATTGACATGGCGAAATGTATGTATTGCGGCCTTTGTACCGTGGTTTGCCCAACGGAGTGCATTGTGATGACTAATGAATACGACGTAAGTGTGCCAAGTATTGATTTGTTGAATTACAAATTCTCGGACATGTCGCCCGAGTTTGCCCGCGAAAAGCAACGGGAATTAGATGCCCAACTGGCCGAAAAGCAAGCCGCAAAACTGGCGGCACAAAAAAAGAAAGAAGACGATGATAAAAGAAAAAAAGATAACGAAGGCGGGGAGGCCGGCGTTGTACTATGA
- the nuoH gene encoding NADH-quinone oxidoreductase subunit NuoH codes for MNFIITYIIIALGLFAFAGLFTLIGVYAERKVSAFIQDRLGPVEVGKFGSLQTLADMLKLIQKEFITPAAADPLLFVLAPAIIFVSVFLGFAAMPWGPGIVPVSLNIGLFYVFAIVSVETLGILMAGWGSNNKYSLLGAMRSVSQIISYEIPAGFAIISVVMIAQTLDLQEIAAQQGILSTVQTKFFGFWDVSHIGGILSWNIFRAPHLIIAFVIYFIASLAESNRAPFDIPEAESELVAGFHTEYTGMGFAFVFLAEYAMMFLVSMIAVMLFLGAWNTPFPNFDALRLADWTTGLGFGILWVTLKTLALVFIQMWIRWTLPRFRIDQLMNLCWKVLTPLAFICMLISGIWRILLM; via the coding sequence TTGAACTTTATTATTACATATATTATTATTGCTTTAGGGCTATTCGCTTTCGCAGGGTTGTTTACCCTTATTGGCGTGTATGCCGAGCGTAAAGTGTCGGCTTTTATACAAGATAGGCTGGGCCCTGTTGAGGTAGGCAAGTTTGGCTCGCTCCAAACCCTGGCCGATATGCTTAAACTCATCCAAAAAGAGTTTATTACCCCCGCCGCCGCCGATCCGCTTTTGTTTGTGTTGGCTCCGGCCATCATATTTGTTTCGGTTTTTTTGGGTTTTGCAGCCATGCCCTGGGGGCCGGGCATTGTTCCCGTAAGCCTTAATATTGGGTTGTTTTACGTTTTTGCCATTGTTTCGGTAGAAACACTTGGCATATTAATGGCAGGCTGGGGTTCAAACAACAAATATTCGCTGTTGGGGGCCATGCGTTCGGTATCGCAAATTATCTCGTATGAAATACCTGCCGGCTTCGCCATTATATCTGTAGTGATGATTGCCCAGACTTTAGACCTGCAAGAAATTGCCGCGCAACAAGGTATTTTGTCAACCGTACAGACCAAGTTTTTTGGTTTTTGGGATGTGAGCCATATAGGTGGTATATTGTCGTGGAATATATTTCGCGCACCGCATCTCATCATAGCATTCGTAATTTACTTTATTGCATCGTTGGCCGAATCAAACCGGGCACCTTTTGATATTCCGGAAGCTGAATCGGAACTGGTGGCAGGTTTCCATACCGAATATACGGGTATGGGTTTCGCCTTTGTTTTTTTGGCCGAATATGCCATGATGTTTTTGGTATCTATGATAGCAGTGATGTTGTTTTTAGGGGCCTGGAACACACCATTTCCTAACTTTGATGCCTTACGTTTGGCCGACTGGACTACAGGTTTAGGCTTTGGCATTTTATGGGTAACCTTAAAAACGCTGGCCCTTGTTTTTATACAAATGTGGATAAGGTGGACATTGCCACGTTTCCGCATAGATCAATTGATGAATTTGTGCTGGAAAGTGCTAACACCACTGGCCTTTATATGTATGCTCATATCGGGCATTTGGCGTATATTGTTGATGTAA